In one Brassica oleracea var. oleracea cultivar TO1000 chromosome C9, BOL, whole genome shotgun sequence genomic region, the following are encoded:
- the LOC106317285 gene encoding CASP-like protein 1C1 produces the protein MAKLTKRIGALVLRLAAFGAALAALIVMVTSRERASFFAVSLEAKYTDMAAFKYFVIANAVVSVYSFLVLFLPKESLLWKFVVVLDLLMTMLLTSSISAALAVAQVGKKGNANAGWLPICGQVPKFCDQVTGALIAGFVALVLYVLLLLYSLHSVVDPFLLQKS, from the exons ATGGCGAAGTTGACAAAGAGAATAGGTGCGCTTGTGCTGCGGTTAGCGGCCTTTGGGGCGGCTCTCGCTGCTTTGATAGTTATGGTCACTAGCCGCGAGAGAGCTTCCTTCTTTGCCGTCTCTCTTGAAGCTAAGTACACCGATATGGCCGCCTTTAA GTATTTTGTGATCGCAAACGCTGTCGTGAGTGTTTACAGCTTTCTAGTTCTGTTTCTTCCTAAGGAGAGTTTACTGTGGAAGTTCGTCGTCGTCTTGGATTTG TTGATGACAATGCTACTAACGTCAAGCATATCAGCGGCGTTAGCGGTGGCGCAAGTGGGAAAGAAAGGAAACGCAAACGCAGGTTGGCTTCCAATTTGCGGCCAAGTTCCAAAGTTTTGCGATCAGGTCACCGGAGCTCTCATTGCCGGCTTCGTCGCGCTCGTCCTCTACGTCTTGTTACTCTTATACTCTCTTCACTCCGTCGTCGATCCTTTTCTTCTCCAGAAATCTTGA